Proteins encoded by one window of Conger conger chromosome 1, fConCon1.1, whole genome shotgun sequence:
- the cmtm7 gene encoding CKLF-like MARVEL transmembrane domain-containing protein 7, which produces MSHTVVRTTTTTTTTTSSSEGGFLNLGYARSLQGLLKLAQVVVLLIAFLCVHCSKWWTDESAYRFFEVVTLWFLIAFLIFFLMHILRLQGRIPCINWTLTEFFHYILGTILIFIASIVAAVKCGQISALIAGSVFGFIATFLLAVNIWMSYKITCGSQPTVAAV; this is translated from the exons ATGTCCCATACTGTAGTTagaaccacaaccacaaccacaactacAACGTCGTCATCTGAAGGCGGTTTTCTAAATTTGGGTTATGCGCGATCTCTTCAGGGTTTACTCAAATTGGCTCAAGTG GTTGTACTTCTTATTGCATTCCTGTGTGTCCACTGCTCAAAATGGTGGACCGACGAGTCTGCCTACCGATTCTTTGAGGTGGTCACTCTGTGGTTCCTCATCGCCTTCCTTATCTTCTTCCTGATGCACATCTTGCggctccagggcaggattcCCTGCATCAACTGGACCCTGACG GAGTTTTTCCATTATATTCTGGGGACTATCCTTATCTTCATTGCATCTATAGTGGCTGCTGTGAAGTGCGGCCAAATTTCTGCCCTTATCGCCGGATCG GTGTTTGGGTTCATTGCCACTTTTTTACTCGCAGTCAACATCTGGATGTCCTACAAGATCACATGTGGGTCCCAGCCGACAg TTGCAGCTGTTTAG